In Argonema galeatum A003/A1, one DNA window encodes the following:
- a CDS encoding cation-translocating P-type ATPase, which produces MTRLDSDRNIGLTSQEVSARVQRYGTNELQEIAGRSAWQILLDQFSNIMLLMLIGVAIISGIVDVVKLQTEGLSPGEVPFKDTIAILAIVILNGVLGYLQETRAEKALAALKRLSSPKVRLIRDGRTLEVSAKELVPGDIMLLEAGVQLAADGRLIEESNLQIREAALTGEAQAVNKQADLDLPEDTSLGDRINLVFQGTEVVQGRAKVIVTSTGMATELGKIATMLQGVESEPTPLQQRMGQLGNVLVTGSLILVVVVVLGGLLKNGWNFNNFIELVKVSLSMAVAVVPEGLPAVITVTLALGTQRMVRRNALIRKLPAVETLGSVTTICSDKTGTLTQNKMVVQQVATGNQIFRVSGEGYTPEGQFQLEDRSVVSDRYPELQTLLLACVLCNDAELQCQPQNAPGSQGGNWIILGDPTEGALLTLAGKGGIAKESQSPQMPRVAEIPFSSERKRMSVVCQGMGTGESSQSLFSIYTKGSPELILERCTSYQAGASAVGLTDNDRRQILDQNNQMAAKGLRVLGFSYKPLDTQPSAEPDETIEQELIWLGLVGMLDAPRPEVRGAVAKCKQAGIRTVMITGDHQLTAKAIAYDLGIASEGDRVLTGQELQKLSQKELEEQVDLVSIYARVSPEHKLRIVQALQSRGKFVAMTGDGVNDAPALKQADIGIAMGITGTDVSKEASDMVLLDDNFATIVAATEEGRVVYTNIRRFIKYILGSNIGEVLTIAAAPILGLGGVPLTPLQILWMNLVTDGVPALALAVEPAEPNVMKRSPFSPRESIFSRGLGSYMIRIGIVFAILTILLMQWAYTHAHASGDPNRWKTMVFTTLCLAQMGHAIAIRSNTQLTIELDPRTNLFVWGAVIFTTILQLMLIYVPPLRAFFGTQVLDWMELLICLGFSMLMFVWIEMEKLFIRWRSAR; this is translated from the coding sequence CTGACTAGGCTAGATAGCGATCGCAACATCGGCTTAACCTCCCAGGAAGTGTCAGCGCGTGTGCAGCGCTATGGCACCAACGAACTGCAAGAAATTGCCGGTCGCAGTGCTTGGCAGATCCTGCTAGACCAGTTCAGCAACATTATGTTGTTGATGCTGATTGGCGTGGCAATTATCTCTGGCATCGTCGATGTAGTAAAACTGCAAACAGAGGGGTTATCCCCTGGTGAAGTTCCTTTTAAAGATACGATCGCAATCTTAGCAATTGTGATCCTCAACGGCGTCTTGGGCTACCTCCAGGAAACCCGCGCTGAAAAAGCTCTTGCCGCCCTCAAGCGCCTTTCCTCCCCCAAGGTGCGCCTAATTCGGGACGGCAGAACTCTGGAAGTAAGCGCCAAGGAGCTTGTACCGGGGGACATCATGCTCCTGGAAGCCGGGGTGCAACTGGCAGCAGATGGGCGTCTGATTGAAGAATCGAATCTCCAAATCCGGGAGGCGGCGCTGACTGGGGAAGCCCAAGCAGTAAATAAGCAAGCCGACTTGGATCTGCCTGAAGATACATCCTTGGGCGATCGCATCAATTTGGTGTTTCAAGGCACCGAAGTCGTCCAGGGACGCGCCAAAGTAATCGTTACCAGCACGGGGATGGCTACGGAACTGGGCAAGATAGCCACCATGCTGCAAGGGGTGGAAAGCGAACCAACCCCCTTGCAACAGCGGATGGGCCAGCTGGGTAATGTCTTAGTCACTGGTTCTTTGATTCTGGTGGTTGTAGTAGTTTTGGGCGGTCTGCTCAAAAACGGCTGGAATTTCAACAATTTTATAGAACTGGTGAAAGTTTCTCTGAGTATGGCAGTGGCTGTAGTTCCAGAAGGCTTGCCAGCTGTAATTACGGTGACCTTGGCACTGGGAACCCAGCGCATGGTGCGCCGTAATGCCCTAATTCGCAAACTACCAGCTGTAGAAACTTTAGGTTCGGTCACAACCATTTGCTCGGATAAAACCGGCACACTCACCCAAAACAAAATGGTGGTGCAGCAGGTAGCCACTGGTAACCAAATATTTCGCGTCAGTGGCGAAGGTTATACTCCCGAAGGCCAGTTTCAACTGGAAGATCGATCCGTAGTATCAGATCGATATCCAGAACTGCAAACGCTACTGCTTGCCTGCGTGTTATGCAATGATGCAGAGTTACAGTGCCAGCCCCAAAATGCACCCGGCTCTCAAGGCGGAAACTGGATAATTTTGGGAGATCCAACTGAGGGGGCATTGCTCACTCTGGCAGGAAAAGGCGGGATCGCAAAAGAGTCGCAAAGCCCACAAATGCCTCGCGTTGCCGAAATTCCTTTTTCCTCGGAACGCAAGCGCATGAGCGTGGTTTGTCAGGGAATGGGAACTGGGGAGTCTTCCCAATCTCTGTTCTCGATCTATACAAAGGGTTCTCCAGAACTGATTTTGGAACGCTGCACTTCATATCAGGCGGGCGCTAGCGCTGTTGGACTCACAGATAACGATCGCAGGCAGATTCTAGACCAAAATAACCAGATGGCAGCTAAAGGGTTGCGCGTACTGGGTTTTTCCTACAAACCCTTGGACACCCAACCGTCCGCAGAACCAGATGAAACTATCGAGCAGGAATTAATCTGGCTGGGCTTAGTGGGAATGCTGGATGCACCGCGCCCAGAAGTGCGGGGGGCAGTAGCCAAATGCAAGCAGGCGGGAATTCGGACTGTGATGATTACCGGAGACCACCAGCTGACCGCCAAAGCGATCGCCTACGACCTGGGTATTGCCTCAGAAGGCGATCGCGTCCTGACAGGTCAAGAATTGCAAAAACTCAGCCAAAAAGAGCTGGAGGAGCAGGTAGACCTCGTTAGCATCTACGCCCGTGTCTCCCCAGAACACAAACTACGCATCGTACAAGCTCTGCAAAGTCGTGGCAAATTTGTCGCTATGACGGGAGACGGCGTTAACGATGCCCCCGCCCTCAAGCAGGCTGATATCGGTATCGCTATGGGTATCACCGGCACAGATGTCAGCAAAGAAGCCAGCGATATGGTGCTGCTGGATGATAACTTTGCCACTATCGTCGCCGCGACAGAAGAAGGGCGAGTCGTCTACACGAATATCCGTCGTTTTATTAAATATATTCTCGGCTCCAACATCGGGGAGGTGCTGACCATTGCTGCCGCTCCGATCCTGGGTTTGGGAGGTGTCCCGCTCACGCCCTTGCAAATTCTTTGGATGAACCTGGTAACAGATGGCGTTCCCGCCCTCGCTTTGGCTGTGGAACCAGCAGAACCAAATGTGATGAAGCGTTCTCCTTTTAGTCCCCGCGAAAGCATTTTTTCACGAGGATTAGGGTCTTATATGATCCGGATTGGGATTGTTTTTGCTATTCTCACCATTCTCCTGATGCAGTGGGCTTACACCCATGCCCATGCCTCAGGCGATCCAAATCGTTGGAAAACAATGGTGTTCACGACCCTCTGTCTCGCTCAGATGGGGCACGCGATCGCAATTCGCTCCAACACCCAACTGACAATAGAGTTAGACCCCCGCACAAATCTTTTCGTTTGGGGAGCGGTGATCTTCACCACAATATTGCAGCTAATGCTGATTTACGTTCCACCCCTGCGAGCTTTCTTTGGCACCCAGGTACTCGATTGGATGGAACTCTTGATCTGCCTTGGCTTCAGTATGTTGATGTTTGTTTGGATCGAGATGGAAAAACTCTTTATTCGCTGGCGAAGCGCAAGGTAG
- a CDS encoding type II toxin-antitoxin system death-on-curing family toxin → MSEPIWISENIAKSIHADQITQHGGSLGIREENLLSASLARPRHLFTYSEPTLFDLAAAYGYALAKNHPFIDGNKRTAFMVMYTFLGLNGYFLEVPEMEVVAMMQELATDKENQDSLAKWLENNSIQLTA, encoded by the coding sequence GTGAGCGAACCGATTTGGATATCCGAAAATATTGCTAAATCTATCCATGCAGATCAAATTACCCAGCATGGCGGAAGTCTGGGTATTAGAGAGGAAAATCTTCTTTCAGCTAGTTTAGCCAGACCTCGACATTTGTTTACATACAGCGAACCAACATTATTTGATTTAGCAGCAGCTTATGGATATGCTTTGGCAAAAAATCATCCTTTTATCGATGGGAATAAAAGAACAGCTTTTATGGTGATGTACACCTTTCTGGGGTTAAATGGATATTTCTTGGAAGTTCCAGAAATGGAAGTTGTGGCGATGATGCAGGAGTTAGCAACAGACAAAGAAAACCAAGATTCTCTTGCCAAGTGGTTAGAAAACAATTCAATTCAATTGACTGCATAA
- a CDS encoding lipid kinase: protein MSRRALLLVNGHSRRGKENLSQAVSQLQALGFDVLDKSAEQSKLAPSVIRKYSDRVDLAIIGGGDGTLNAVAEALIETQLPLGILPLGTANDLARTLGIPTDLSAACEIIANGQVKHIDLGCVNGKLFFNVASLGLSVKITQQLNKEVKQQWGVLAYAATAIQVVWQARPFWAEIRQSDRTIRVKTLQIAVGNGLYYGGGMIVRDDAKINDQRLDLYSLETKHWWDLLLRLPAIKQGQHAEWPGVRTLEGQEFEITTIEPRPINTDGEVTTYTPAKFRLIPQALPVIVPKTSEIPGLAEETLGNAVI, encoded by the coding sequence ATGAGTCGGCGAGCGCTGTTGTTAGTGAACGGTCATTCCCGGCGGGGTAAAGAAAACCTCTCCCAGGCGGTTAGCCAATTGCAAGCATTAGGCTTTGATGTTCTAGATAAATCAGCCGAACAATCAAAGCTGGCACCTTCTGTGATTCGTAAATATAGCGATCGCGTCGATTTAGCAATCATCGGTGGCGGCGATGGCACCCTCAATGCTGTAGCAGAAGCTCTCATCGAAACACAACTTCCCTTGGGTATCCTACCTTTGGGAACAGCTAACGACTTGGCGAGGACTCTGGGAATTCCCACAGATTTATCCGCAGCTTGCGAAATCATTGCCAACGGTCAAGTAAAGCACATCGACTTAGGTTGCGTTAATGGCAAACTCTTCTTTAACGTAGCCAGTCTGGGTCTGAGCGTGAAAATCACCCAGCAGCTAAACAAAGAAGTCAAGCAACAGTGGGGTGTGCTGGCTTATGCTGCAACGGCCATACAGGTAGTTTGGCAAGCGCGACCCTTCTGGGCAGAGATCCGTCAGAGCGATCGTACAATTCGAGTCAAAACATTGCAAATTGCCGTCGGCAACGGTCTATACTACGGCGGTGGTATGATTGTCCGGGATGACGCTAAAATCAACGACCAAAGACTAGATCTGTATAGCCTGGAAACTAAGCACTGGTGGGATCTACTGCTACGGCTACCCGCAATCAAACAAGGACAGCACGCCGAGTGGCCTGGTGTTCGTACCCTTGAAGGTCAGGAATTTGAAATAACGACGATCGAACCCCGCCCCATCAACACCGATGGCGAGGTAACGACATACACTCCGGCTAAATTCCGCCTTATACCTCAAGCTTTGCCAGTTATCGTGCCCAAAACATCAGAAATTCCAGGTTTAGCTGAAGAGACGTTGGGCAACGCAGTGATATAA
- the recF gene encoding DNA replication/repair protein RecF (All proteins in this family for which functions are known are DNA-binding proteins that assist the filamentation of RecA onto DNA for the initiation of recombination or recombinational repair.) produces MYLKTLHLFKFRNYLDRRVEFSAPKTILVGNNAQGKSNLLEAVELLSTLKSHRVTRDRDLVQEGAEAGKIVATLDRQTGIIDLALTLRCNGRRTLALRGESLKRQMEFLGTLNAVQFSSLDLDLVRGGPESRRRWLDTLVIQLEPFYAHILHQYNKILRQRNALLKLRTQDSDIGTQDSQLALWDAQLVAAGSRVTRRRARALQRLAPIAQTWHQAISGNKEVLEIKYLPNIALEQDNPEAVQQAFFEKIQQRSVAELHHGTTLVGPHRDEIEFSIDQTPARQYGSQGQQRTLVLALKLAELKLIEEVVGEPPLLLLDDVLAELDPNRQNQLLDAIQDRFQTLITTTHLNYFDRSWLNASQILCVQAGEISERGASG; encoded by the coding sequence ATGTACCTAAAAACCCTTCACCTCTTTAAGTTCCGCAACTACCTGGATCGGAGGGTAGAGTTTAGCGCCCCCAAAACGATTTTGGTGGGTAATAACGCTCAGGGTAAATCCAATTTGTTGGAAGCGGTGGAGTTGCTTTCGACGCTAAAGAGCCATCGCGTTACGCGCGATCGCGACTTAGTTCAAGAAGGGGCCGAAGCAGGTAAAATCGTCGCTACCCTAGACCGACAGACAGGCATAATTGACCTCGCTTTAACACTGCGTTGTAACGGACGCCGTACCCTTGCTCTTAGAGGCGAATCCCTCAAGCGTCAGATGGAATTCTTAGGTACGCTAAATGCCGTGCAGTTCTCCAGCTTGGATCTAGACCTGGTGCGGGGTGGCCCAGAGTCCCGCCGCCGTTGGCTGGATACCCTCGTAATCCAACTCGAACCTTTCTACGCGCACATTTTGCACCAGTACAATAAGATTTTGCGGCAGCGTAACGCTCTCTTAAAACTCAGGACTCAGGACTCAGATATCGGCACTCAGGACTCCCAACTCGCTCTCTGGGATGCACAATTGGTAGCAGCCGGTTCCCGTGTCACCAGGCGTCGAGCCAGAGCCTTACAGCGTTTGGCTCCTATAGCACAAACTTGGCATCAAGCAATTAGCGGCAATAAGGAGGTACTTGAAATCAAGTACCTTCCCAACATTGCTTTAGAACAAGACAACCCAGAAGCCGTGCAGCAAGCTTTTTTCGAGAAAATTCAGCAGCGTAGCGTCGCAGAACTTCACCACGGTACTACACTTGTCGGCCCTCACCGCGACGAAATCGAGTTTTCGATCGACCAAACACCAGCTCGCCAATACGGTTCCCAAGGTCAGCAGCGAACTCTGGTTTTAGCGCTAAAGCTAGCAGAGCTAAAATTAATCGAAGAAGTTGTTGGCGAACCGCCGCTTCTGCTGCTTGATGATGTCCTAGCCGAACTTGACCCCAACCGTCAAAATCAACTGCTGGACGCTATTCAAGACCGATTTCAAACTCTGATTACGACCACTCATCTGAACTATTTCGATCGATCGTGGCTAAACGCCTCTCAAATTCTTTGCGTCCAGGCTGGAGAGATCTCAGAAAGAGGGGCTAGCGGCTAG
- the gatC gene encoding Asp-tRNA(Asn)/Glu-tRNA(Gln) amidotransferase subunit GatC produces the protein MIDREQVHKVANLARLELTPAEEEQFTTQMGSILEYFEQLSELDVSNVQPTTRAIHVSNITRQDELRPYPDREAILSCAPDRDDDFFKVPQILSTDE, from the coding sequence ATGATTGACCGCGAACAAGTCCACAAAGTCGCTAATCTTGCCCGCCTCGAACTGACGCCAGCCGAAGAGGAACAATTTACCACCCAAATGGGCAGCATTCTGGAGTATTTTGAACAGCTCAGCGAGCTAGATGTTAGTAACGTGCAGCCTACAACAAGAGCGATCCATGTTAGCAACATTACTCGACAAGACGAGCTGCGCCCCTATCCTGACAGGGAAGCTATTCTCAGCTGTGCGCCCGATCGAGATGACGATTTTTTCAAAGTGCCCCAAATCCTAAGTACTGACGAGTGA
- a CDS encoding photosystem I assembly protein Ycf3 yields MPRTQRNDNFIDKSFTVMADIILKILPANKKAKEAFVYYRDGMSAQADGEYAEALDNYYEALKLEEDPYDRSYVLYNIGLIHASNGEHDRALEYYYQAIELNPRHPSAFNNIAVIYHYLGEKAKEADKSEEAEAFYDKAAEYWKQAIQQAPNNYIEAQNWLKTTGRSQMDVFF; encoded by the coding sequence ATGCCAAGAACGCAACGCAATGACAACTTCATCGACAAAAGTTTTACCGTCATGGCAGACATAATTCTGAAAATTCTGCCTGCCAACAAGAAAGCAAAAGAAGCTTTCGTCTACTACCGCGACGGTATGTCTGCTCAGGCGGATGGAGAATACGCCGAAGCCCTGGACAACTATTATGAAGCACTAAAGCTAGAAGAAGACCCTTACGATCGCAGCTATGTCCTCTACAATATTGGGCTGATCCATGCCAGCAACGGCGAACACGATCGGGCTTTGGAGTACTATTATCAAGCGATCGAACTCAACCCCCGCCATCCCTCAGCATTCAACAATATTGCTGTAATTTATCACTACCTGGGAGAAAAGGCTAAGGAAGCTGATAAGTCTGAAGAAGCCGAAGCTTTTTACGATAAAGCGGCTGAGTATTGGAAGCAAGCTATTCAGCAGGCTCCGAACAACTACATCGAAGCCCAAAACTGGCTGAAGACGACGGGCCGATCCCAGATGGATGTGTTCTTTTAG
- a CDS encoding AbrB/MazE/SpoVT family DNA-binding domain-containing protein → MYALAIQKIGDSLGITLPTELLEKLKVGEGDSIFITETAEGIQITTRDPDFEKAMEIYKQGSEKYKNALRELAK, encoded by the coding sequence ATGTATGCGCTCGCAATTCAAAAAATCGGAGACTCTTTAGGCATAACTTTGCCAACCGAACTATTAGAAAAACTGAAAGTCGGTGAAGGAGATAGCATTTTTATCACCGAAACCGCCGAGGGAATTCAAATTACTACCCGCGATCCTGACTTTGAAAAAGCAATGGAAATTTACAAACAAGGCAGTGAAAAATATAAAAATGCTTTGCGGGAACTTGCCAAGTGA
- the aroA gene encoding 3-phosphoshikimate 1-carboxyvinyltransferase — protein sequence MSVPVVTLKVTESQQSLLIQKPASGLSLQGSIRVPGDKSISHRALMLGALAQGETQIRGLLLGEDPRSTAECFRALGAEISELNTELVRVKGIGSGQLLEPHDILNAGNSGTTLRLMLGILASHPGRFFAVTGDSSLRSRPMSRVVQPLQQMGATIWGRKGNSLAPLAIQGQQLKPITYNSPIASAQVKSCILLAGLMTEGQTTVIEPALSRDHSERMLKAFGAQVSQNPENNSVTVTGLAKLSGQSVIVPGDISSAAFWLVAGAIVPDSELLIENVGVNPTRTGILEALGMMGADIQLENEREVAGEPVADLRVRHSGLKACQISGDIIPRLIDEIPILAVAAVFAEGTTVIRDAAELRVKESDRISVIASQLNLMGAKVTELPDGMEIVGGTPLAGTDVDSHTDHRITMSLAIASLNASGTTTINGAEAASISYPNFTTTLQQICGQA from the coding sequence ATGTCAGTTCCGGTTGTTACGCTGAAGGTTACAGAAAGTCAGCAGTCTTTACTCATTCAAAAACCCGCCTCCGGGCTGTCTTTGCAAGGCAGTATAAGGGTTCCGGGAGATAAGTCCATTTCCCACCGCGCTCTCATGTTGGGTGCTTTAGCTCAAGGAGAAACCCAAATCCGGGGACTTCTTTTAGGGGAAGACCCCCGCAGTACGGCTGAATGTTTCCGCGCTTTGGGGGCAGAAATTTCCGAGCTGAATACTGAATTAGTGCGGGTTAAAGGTATTGGATCGGGCCAACTACTAGAACCCCATGATATTTTGAATGCGGGTAACTCCGGTACTACCTTGCGGCTGATGCTGGGAATTTTGGCTTCTCACCCAGGGCGATTTTTTGCGGTGACGGGGGATAGTTCGCTGCGATCGCGTCCGATGTCCCGCGTCGTGCAACCGTTGCAGCAGATGGGTGCTACAATCTGGGGACGCAAGGGCAATTCGTTAGCACCGCTAGCAATTCAGGGACAGCAGCTAAAGCCGATTACCTACAATTCTCCCATTGCTTCAGCCCAAGTTAAATCCTGCATCCTCCTGGCTGGTTTAATGACGGAAGGACAAACGACAGTTATTGAACCTGCTCTTTCCCGCGACCACTCAGAACGGATGCTGAAGGCTTTTGGGGCCCAAGTCAGCCAAAACCCGGAAAATAATAGCGTTACTGTTACTGGCCTTGCTAAACTTTCAGGACAATCTGTTATTGTACCTGGGGATATCAGTTCGGCGGCTTTCTGGTTGGTGGCAGGTGCGATCGTACCAGATTCTGAGTTATTAATCGAAAATGTCGGCGTCAATCCCACCCGTACTGGAATTCTGGAAGCTCTTGGTATGATGGGAGCGGATATTCAGTTGGAAAATGAGCGGGAAGTTGCTGGCGAACCTGTGGCAGATTTGCGAGTACGCCATAGTGGACTGAAGGCTTGTCAAATTTCCGGTGATATTATACCGCGTTTGATTGATGAGATTCCGATTTTAGCGGTTGCGGCAGTATTTGCGGAAGGTACGACGGTGATTCGGGATGCGGCGGAGTTGCGGGTGAAAGAGAGCGATCGCATTTCTGTTATCGCGTCCCAACTCAACCTGATGGGTGCTAAAGTGACGGAATTACCCGATGGTATGGAAATTGTGGGCGGTACGCCTTTAGCTGGTACGGATGTGGATAGTCATACAGATCATCGGATAACGATGAGTTTAGCGATCGCATCTCTCAACGCTTCTGGTACAACTACTATTAACGGTGCCGAAGCAGCTAGCATCTCTTATCCAAATTTTACCACCACCCTGCAACAAATCTGCGGTCAAGCGTAG
- a CDS encoding 2-phosphosulfolactate phosphatase family protein has protein sequence MKLFVYHTPELTPGDRVPNCAIAIDVLRATTTMATALAAGAEAVQVFSDIEKLMGESENWPAEKRIRAGERGGAKVAGCDMGNSPLDCTPERVEGRRLFISTTNGTRALQRVQDAETVLAAAFVNRKAVVEYVQALQPETVWIVGSGWEGSFSLEDTACAGAVAHSLLTAQNGNIDDIAGNDEALGAIALYLQWQDRLLELMHHASHGKRLLRLNCHEDLKYCVQTDLLDVLPIQREPGVLVKG, from the coding sequence GTGAAATTATTTGTTTACCACACTCCTGAACTTACTCCTGGCGATCGCGTTCCCAACTGCGCGATCGCAATTGATGTTCTCAGAGCTACAACCACAATGGCTACAGCTTTGGCGGCTGGAGCGGAGGCGGTTCAAGTCTTTAGCGATATAGAAAAACTAATGGGCGAGAGCGAAAATTGGCCCGCCGAAAAGCGCATCCGCGCCGGGGAACGCGGCGGGGCGAAAGTAGCTGGCTGCGATATGGGTAATTCTCCCCTTGATTGCACCCCAGAGCGCGTGGAAGGACGCCGTTTGTTCATCAGCACCACAAACGGCACCCGCGCTTTGCAGCGAGTCCAGGATGCCGAGACGGTTCTGGCAGCCGCATTTGTGAATCGCAAAGCTGTCGTAGAGTATGTCCAAGCTCTGCAACCAGAAACAGTCTGGATTGTCGGTAGCGGTTGGGAAGGCAGTTTTTCCTTGGAGGATACTGCTTGTGCTGGTGCTGTAGCACACAGCCTCCTGACAGCACAGAATGGGAATATAGACGATATTGCTGGCAACGATGAGGCTCTAGGTGCGATCGCCCTTTACCTCCAATGGCAAGATCGATTGCTAGAACTGATGCACCATGCCAGTCACGGCAAACGCCTACTTCGCTTGAACTGCCACGAAGATTTAAAATATTGCGTACAAACCGATCTGTTGGACGTTCTGCCTATTCAGCGCGAACCTGGTGTTTTGGTTAAGGGGTAA
- a CDS encoding IS200/IS605 family accessory protein TnpB-related protein yields the protein MAKKHGHQVGIEAKIEYHPTLEILGFRYESWRRTALNWFQSGLTEDEVEKRLQKEFDVDWAWADSIATEAKQCLAQLESARASNIARIEELIKKKENRAKALQKLLEKQLKKGFPTFEAKQCFKNQLLGLKSKTFKIASLRKDHQQQLESSKRLHICFGDRKLFNAQYHLDENGYASHGQWLEDWRKKRSGRFYCVGKSQLGGGTMMKVFPVDDEGNYRLNIRIPRCMRDEYGEFLDLSFSADDREQRHRRGDLNYALETQKPITAQVFRREHKEDTWYIHLTTYVQPIPVIHNRRNGCVGIDFNSYYISISYVKPDGNINYLQELPFQWKDLTSGQRQARMRDIVCEVVRLAESLGCAIAIESLDFSKKKAAMSEESKLYNEMLSNLSTSIFRTSLESRCRRHGVELIKVNPAFTSIIGMIKFMAKYGLNSGTSAGMVIARRAMNLTEKPPHCLVRPEDLTKHHWSVWNRVARFIKQHHIPRTQLFQWVKTFEGILTLSLVDKTEHSPSLSVAIETGESENPHQSPRGEVRQDGNVLLCLFS from the coding sequence ATGGCAAAGAAACACGGGCATCAAGTAGGGATTGAGGCAAAAATAGAATATCATCCTACGCTTGAGATTCTGGGTTTCAGGTATGAATCTTGGCGTAGAACTGCCTTGAATTGGTTTCAATCAGGATTAACTGAAGACGAAGTAGAAAAACGCCTTCAAAAAGAGTTTGATGTAGATTGGGCTTGGGCAGATTCTATAGCTACTGAAGCTAAGCAATGTCTCGCTCAATTAGAGTCGGCCAGGGCAAGCAATATTGCTCGGATCGAAGAACTCATCAAGAAGAAAGAAAACCGAGCGAAAGCTCTTCAAAAATTACTAGAGAAGCAACTTAAAAAGGGATTTCCAACCTTTGAAGCTAAACAATGTTTTAAGAACCAGTTATTAGGATTAAAGTCTAAAACCTTTAAAATAGCGTCGCTTCGGAAAGACCATCAACAACAATTAGAGTCATCTAAGCGACTACATATTTGCTTTGGTGACCGTAAACTCTTTAACGCTCAATACCATTTAGACGAGAATGGCTATGCTTCTCATGGGCAATGGCTAGAAGATTGGAGGAAGAAACGTTCGGGTAGGTTCTACTGTGTTGGTAAATCGCAGTTAGGTGGCGGCACAATGATGAAGGTATTTCCTGTTGATGATGAGGGGAATTACCGTCTTAATATTCGCATACCTCGCTGCATGAGGGATGAATACGGAGAGTTTTTAGACTTAAGTTTTAGTGCTGATGACAGAGAACAACGTCATCGTAGAGGCGATTTAAACTATGCCCTAGAAACTCAAAAACCAATCACCGCACAAGTATTTAGACGGGAACACAAAGAAGATACTTGGTATATTCACCTTACGACTTATGTACAACCAATACCTGTTATTCATAACCGGAGAAATGGTTGCGTAGGGATTGATTTTAACTCATACTATATTTCTATTAGTTACGTAAAACCAGATGGCAATATTAACTATCTTCAAGAACTACCATTTCAATGGAAAGACTTAACATCTGGGCAGCGACAAGCTCGGATGCGAGATATTGTTTGCGAAGTTGTTAGGTTAGCTGAGTCTCTGGGTTGTGCTATTGCAATTGAATCCTTAGACTTCAGTAAAAAGAAAGCTGCAATGAGTGAAGAAAGCAAGCTTTACAATGAAATGCTTTCTAACCTCAGTACCAGCATATTTAGAACTTCCCTAGAATCGCGATGCAGAAGACATGGCGTTGAGTTAATTAAAGTTAATCCAGCCTTTACCAGCATCATTGGAATGATTAAATTCATGGCTAAGTACGGGCTAAATAGCGGCACATCAGCTGGAATGGTAATAGCTCGTAGAGCCATGAACTTAACCGAAAAACCACCACATTGCTTAGTCAGACCAGAGGATTTGACTAAGCATCACTGGAGTGTGTGGAATCGGGTTGCTCGTTTCATTAAACAGCATCATATTCCACGTACTCAACTTTTTCAATGGGTGAAAACCTTTGAGGGTATCCTCACCTTGTCTCTTGTAGATAAGACGGAACATTCTCCTTCTTTGTCGGTAGCCATTGAAACGGGTGAGTCAGAAAATCCTCACCAGTCACCGAGGGGTGAGGTTAGACAGGATGGCAATGTCCTGCTTTGTCTATTTTCTTAG